One window of the Sulfurospirillum arsenophilum NBRC 109478 genome contains the following:
- a CDS encoding AsmA family protein, whose protein sequence is MFRKILLSVLLVCAFIIVTFFLLIKVIDFNEYKPRIHKALKESTGYEIIIRGDITLSLSPVGVSISDIEITNPSYRSETPFAKLGSFDVALNVASLLKKEIKVRDVSVDNLTLMVEKSKEGKFNYELAPLKQKIADKKSKESNATVEKRDCNVTWFEDVKKIKFSNANVTYNETNSTTNKLTFEKINLDTYNIGRDLSKQKFQGFAFSADAHIDKISYGEYALRDISMPFEMKDGIAISENLQYTLFDTPVLGSSKFDLSGKQPKISLKSKIVGLKLASLSKELWNKDLLEGNANGEFKLSFFAGDKSTLHGFVQLFGEEIVLKGYDLDKIASLLDPAQQNAHAFNFGSLISGINAFKGGTTLIKEANTKLDMGYSEIHFTDVALSTAQNRIAMKGIVNIVDEKLVNVKTALLNPKGCATLEQKFSGTFLNPSLKVDDSTITTLSNVVLSFSTKSKAIVPNTPKQNDENCTVFYEGVIKHPQPEPISAIPSGE, encoded by the coding sequence ATGTTTCGGAAGATATTGCTGAGTGTTTTGTTAGTGTGTGCCTTTATCATCGTTACATTTTTCTTACTCATTAAAGTTATTGATTTTAATGAATATAAGCCGCGCATTCATAAAGCACTCAAAGAGAGTACAGGGTACGAGATTATCATCCGTGGTGATATAACACTTTCTCTTTCTCCTGTGGGTGTGAGTATTTCTGATATTGAAATTACCAATCCATCCTATCGTTCTGAAACTCCTTTTGCAAAACTTGGAAGCTTTGATGTCGCTTTAAATGTTGCCTCTCTTCTTAAAAAAGAGATTAAGGTGAGAGATGTGAGCGTTGATAATCTTACGCTTATGGTCGAAAAATCCAAAGAGGGCAAGTTCAATTATGAATTAGCTCCTTTGAAACAAAAAATAGCCGATAAAAAAAGTAAAGAGAGCAATGCTACTGTTGAAAAAAGAGATTGTAACGTTACATGGTTTGAAGATGTTAAAAAAATAAAGTTTAGCAATGCAAATGTAACGTACAACGAAACCAATAGTACTACCAATAAATTGACTTTTGAGAAGATCAATCTTGATACGTATAATATCGGTCGTGATCTTTCAAAGCAGAAGTTCCAAGGTTTTGCTTTTAGTGCAGATGCCCATATTGATAAAATTTCTTACGGTGAATATGCTCTAAGAGATATCTCGATGCCGTTTGAAATGAAAGATGGTATTGCGATCAGTGAAAATCTTCAATACACTCTTTTTGATACACCCGTTCTTGGAAGTAGTAAATTTGATCTGAGTGGGAAACAACCAAAAATATCGCTAAAAAGTAAAATTGTAGGCTTAAAACTAGCGAGCCTTTCCAAAGAACTTTGGAATAAAGACCTTCTTGAAGGCAATGCAAATGGCGAATTCAAACTTTCATTCTTTGCAGGCGATAAAAGTACCCTCCATGGCTTTGTACAGCTTTTTGGAGAGGAGATAGTACTCAAGGGGTATGATCTTGATAAAATTGCCTCCTTGCTTGATCCAGCACAACAAAATGCACACGCTTTCAATTTTGGTAGTTTAATTTCAGGTATTAATGCTTTTAAAGGTGGCACAACACTCATTAAAGAAGCAAATACAAAGCTGGATATGGGGTATTCTGAAATTCATTTTACGGATGTTGCTCTGAGTACAGCTCAAAATAGAATTGCTATGAAGGGTATTGTAAATATTGTTGATGAAAAGTTGGTCAATGTTAAAACAGCACTTTTAAACCCAAAAGGGTGTGCTACTCTTGAGCAGAAATTTAGTGGGACCTTTTTGAATCCTTCGTTAAAAGTAGATGATTCAACCATTACAACGTTGAGTAATGTTGTGCTTTCATTTTCAACAAAGTCAAAAGCAATAGTCCCAAATACTCCAAAACAAAATGATGAAAATTGTACGGTTTTTTATGAGGGCGTCATTAAACATCCTCAACCTGAACCAATCAGTGCAATACCTTCAGGGGAATAA
- the pyrF gene encoding orotidine-5'-phosphate decarboxylase has product MKLCVALDLPSKSENLALIQKLKSEDVWLKVGLRSFIRDGESLLREMKSINPNFKIFLDLKIHDIPNTMADAAESMVSLGVDMFNIHASSGIKAMRMVMDRVNTYANPPIVLAVTALTSFDNASFEAIYHTSIAQKAVDFAKDAHASGLHGVVCSVYESLDIKAHTASSFLTLTPGIRPFGESSNDQERVADLETAKLQKSDFIVVGRPIYHSADPLGVVKKIIENI; this is encoded by the coding sequence ATGAAGCTCTGTGTTGCTCTTGATCTGCCAAGCAAAAGTGAAAATTTAGCGCTGATTCAAAAGCTTAAAAGCGAGGATGTCTGGCTTAAAGTAGGACTTCGCTCTTTCATCCGAGATGGAGAATCGCTTTTGCGTGAGATGAAGTCGATCAACCCCAATTTCAAAATCTTTTTAGATCTCAAAATTCATGACATTCCCAACACGATGGCAGATGCCGCTGAATCGATGGTAAGCTTAGGGGTGGATATGTTCAATATTCACGCTTCCAGTGGCATTAAAGCAATGCGTATGGTCATGGATCGTGTCAATACATATGCCAATCCACCGATTGTTTTAGCGGTTACCGCCCTCACCAGTTTTGACAACGCTTCTTTTGAAGCGATCTACCATACTTCTATTGCTCAAAAAGCAGTAGACTTTGCCAAAGATGCTCATGCGAGTGGGTTACATGGTGTTGTTTGTTCTGTTTATGAGAGTTTAGATATTAAAGCACATACCGCGTCTTCCTTTTTAACACTGACTCCTGGTATTCGTCCTTTTGGCGAGAGTAGTAATGACCAAGAACGTGTGGCTGATTTAGAGACAGCAAAATTACAAAAATCTGATTTTATTGTTGTTGGACGACCCATTTATCATAGTGCTGATCCACTGGGAGTCGTCAAAAAAATTATTGAAAATATTTAG
- the nusB gene encoding transcription antitermination factor NusB: MATRHQARESIITLLYAEDIGNAGIEKFIDELFEEKKIRNQQKEFALGLYRGVKEHLTIIDEAINLHLKEWNLSEIGMLERAILRLGGYEILYSELDNAVVINEAIELAKKLCNETSPKFINGVLDAICKDGETK, encoded by the coding sequence TTGGCAACACGACATCAAGCAAGAGAGAGCATTATCACCCTTTTGTACGCAGAAGATATTGGTAATGCAGGTATTGAAAAATTTATTGACGAGCTTTTTGAAGAGAAAAAAATTCGTAATCAACAAAAAGAGTTTGCCCTTGGACTTTACCGCGGTGTAAAAGAGCATTTAACCATTATTGATGAGGCGATCAATCTTCATCTTAAAGAGTGGAACCTTAGTGAAATTGGTATGCTTGAGCGTGCTATTTTAAGACTGGGTGGTTATGAGATTTTATATTCAGAACTCGATAATGCAGTGGTTATCAACGAAGCAATTGAGCTTGCAAAGAAGCTGTGTAACGAAACAAGCCCTAAGTTTATCAATGGTGTTCTTGATGCGATTTGTAAAGATGGAGAAACAAAATAG
- the ribH gene encoding 6,7-dimethyl-8-ribityllumazine synthase has translation MNIIEGKLALTGKEKVAIINSRFNHIITDRLVEGAKDAFIRHGGDEKNLDLILVPGAYEIPLALDKILSSGKYDAVCCVGAIIRGSTPHFDYVAAEATKGVANTALKYQKPVTFGVLTTDNIEQAIERAGSKAGNKGFESMTGLIELISLYKHL, from the coding sequence ATGAATATTATCGAAGGAAAACTCGCTCTTACTGGTAAAGAAAAAGTAGCAATTATTAATAGCCGATTTAACCATATTATTACGGATCGTTTGGTAGAAGGTGCGAAAGATGCGTTTATTCGTCATGGTGGCGATGAAAAAAATCTTGATCTTATCTTAGTGCCAGGTGCGTATGAAATCCCTTTAGCACTCGATAAAATTCTAAGCAGTGGCAAATATGACGCTGTTTGTTGTGTCGGTGCGATTATTCGTGGAAGTACACCTCATTTTGACTACGTTGCAGCAGAAGCAACCAAAGGTGTTGCAAACACAGCCCTTAAATATCAAAAACCAGTTACTTTTGGTGTTTTGACTACCGATAATATTGAGCAAGCGATTGAGCGTGCAGGAAGTAAAGCCGGCAATAAAGGCTTTGAATCAATGACAGGGTTAATCGAACTCATTAGTCTTTACAAACATCTATAA
- a CDS encoding acetate uptake transporter — MTQEVQHIKNIVADPTPLGLFGLAMVTLVASSQKLGLTVGLSLILPWAIFLGAFVQLIACFFDFKHNNTFGATAFGAYAFFWFGVAFSWMIKMGLLGDVLLSQADGKQLGFAFIGYLIFTLFMTIGAVETNKVLLAIFVLIDLLFLGLVGDVFGWFHSAHTLAAYAELGIALLSLYGSGAILLNKHFGKSFLPIGKPLGIFK; from the coding sequence GTGACGCAAGAAGTTCAACACATTAAAAATATTGTTGCTGACCCAACGCCATTAGGGCTTTTTGGTTTGGCTATGGTGACACTTGTCGCTTCATCCCAAAAGTTGGGTCTGACAGTAGGTCTTTCTCTCATCTTGCCTTGGGCTATTTTTTTGGGAGCGTTTGTTCAGCTTATTGCCTGTTTTTTTGACTTTAAACACAATAATACGTTTGGAGCAACTGCCTTTGGTGCGTATGCGTTTTTTTGGTTTGGCGTGGCGTTTTCTTGGATGATTAAGATGGGTCTTTTGGGTGACGTTCTTCTCTCACAAGCCGATGGCAAACAGCTTGGTTTTGCATTCATTGGGTATCTCATTTTCACGCTTTTTATGACCATTGGTGCGGTAGAAACAAACAAGGTTTTACTTGCGATTTTTGTTCTGATTGACCTTCTCTTTTTGGGACTTGTTGGAGATGTTTTTGGCTGGTTTCATAGCGCTCATACATTAGCCGCGTATGCAGAATTAGGCATCGCACTTCTTTCCTTGTACGGCTCAGGAGCCATCCTTCTTAACAAACATTTTGGAAAGTCATTTTTACCGATTGGTAAGCCACTGGGCATTTTTAAATAG
- the ovoA gene encoding 5-histidylcysteine sulfoxide synthase gives MQLIPTRNILLNVGTAEQKRAEIREYFLKTYTVYEKLFELMKDEESYYLTADPLRHPLVFYFGHTATFFINKLVLAKLIDKRINPTFESIFAIGVDEMSWDDLNQSHYKWPRIAEIRVYRDAVKTKILDLIDTLPLTMPISWESPFWAIMMGIEHERIHLETSSVLIRQLPLERVKPSDFWKVCPLDTPVVENQLLHVKGSTLRLEKKKDDALYGWDNEYGLHVKEVKDFKASKYLVSNAEFLGFMEDAGYENEAFWNEEGWKWKQYKNATMPLFWRKDGSSYKLRLMAEEIAMPWSWPVEINYLEAKAFCNWKSKKTGKSIRLPSEEEWYVLRDLHVKVEEPFWDKAPANINLEYFASSVPVDTFAFGDFYDVIGNVWQWSETPMNGFDGFAVHPLYDDFSVPTFDDRHNIIKGGSWISTGNEIIRASRYAFRRHFYQHAGFRYIESDEPVETNSVFYETDFALAKICDAHFGKKENNYYETMAEFCIALGGTKNKALEIGCGVGRGTFSLARHFAMVHGIEFTARVVRLATNFKESGKLKYALKEEGELALFIEKNLSDFEIDPSRQKVEFWQADPHNMKPYFDGYDLILANDVLDTLYDPALFLEKIKERLNPQGFLVIASAYDWDEVKTPRAKWLGGIKKNGEKYSTFDALNEHLSPFFDLHVKPVEMRLSIHESARKEVVKSLHVSVWKKK, from the coding sequence ATGCAACTTATCCCAACACGCAACATTCTTCTCAACGTGGGAACAGCGGAGCAAAAAAGAGCGGAGATCAGAGAGTATTTTCTAAAAACTTACACGGTGTATGAGAAGCTCTTTGAGCTGATGAAGGACGAAGAGAGTTACTACCTCACGGCAGATCCTCTACGTCATCCGCTTGTCTTTTATTTTGGTCATACGGCGACCTTTTTTATCAATAAACTGGTTCTTGCCAAGTTGATTGATAAGCGCATCAATCCGACATTCGAGTCTATTTTTGCGATTGGTGTGGATGAAATGAGTTGGGACGATTTGAATCAATCTCATTATAAATGGCCTAGAATTGCTGAAATTCGTGTTTATCGTGACGCTGTTAAAACGAAAATCTTAGATCTCATTGATACCTTACCTCTTACAATGCCCATTTCATGGGAGAGCCCTTTTTGGGCGATTATGATGGGCATTGAGCATGAGCGCATTCATCTTGAAACTTCCTCTGTTCTGATTCGCCAATTGCCACTTGAGCGCGTGAAGCCGAGCGATTTTTGGAAAGTCTGCCCTCTCGATACTCCTGTTGTGGAAAATCAATTATTGCATGTAAAAGGAAGCACGCTTCGTTTGGAAAAGAAAAAAGACGATGCGCTGTACGGTTGGGATAACGAATACGGTTTACATGTAAAAGAGGTCAAAGACTTCAAAGCGTCCAAATACCTTGTTTCTAACGCCGAGTTTTTGGGCTTTATGGAAGATGCTGGTTATGAAAATGAAGCTTTCTGGAATGAAGAGGGTTGGAAATGGAAACAGTACAAAAATGCCACGATGCCTCTGTTTTGGCGCAAAGATGGCTCAAGCTATAAACTTCGCCTAATGGCTGAAGAGATAGCCATGCCATGGAGTTGGCCTGTTGAGATTAATTACCTTGAAGCCAAAGCATTTTGCAACTGGAAAAGTAAGAAAACGGGTAAATCGATTCGCCTCCCCAGTGAAGAAGAGTGGTATGTTTTACGTGATTTACATGTAAAAGTTGAAGAGCCTTTTTGGGATAAAGCACCTGCCAATATTAACCTAGAATATTTTGCCTCTTCCGTGCCTGTAGATACCTTTGCTTTTGGCGATTTTTACGATGTTATCGGCAATGTGTGGCAGTGGAGTGAAACGCCGATGAATGGGTTTGATGGCTTCGCTGTTCATCCGCTGTACGATGATTTTTCAGTCCCAACGTTTGATGACAGACATAACATCATCAAAGGGGGTTCGTGGATTAGCACGGGCAATGAGATTATAAGAGCTTCTCGTTACGCATTTCGTCGTCATTTTTACCAACATGCAGGGTTTCGCTATATCGAGTCAGACGAGCCTGTAGAAACCAACTCGGTTTTTTATGAGACAGATTTTGCACTTGCTAAAATTTGTGATGCACACTTTGGTAAAAAAGAGAACAACTACTATGAAACAATGGCTGAGTTTTGTATCGCTCTGGGTGGTACAAAAAACAAAGCACTTGAAATTGGTTGTGGGGTAGGGCGAGGGACATTTTCGCTTGCACGTCATTTTGCAATGGTTCATGGCATTGAATTCACCGCGCGCGTTGTCAGACTGGCGACCAATTTTAAAGAGAGTGGTAAGCTCAAATATGCCCTTAAAGAAGAGGGCGAGTTGGCACTTTTTATCGAGAAAAATTTGAGCGATTTTGAAATTGATCCAAGCCGCCAAAAAGTCGAATTTTGGCAGGCTGATCCTCACAATATGAAGCCTTATTTTGATGGATACGACCTTATTTTAGCCAACGATGTGCTCGATACATTGTACGATCCGGCACTCTTTTTAGAGAAGATCAAAGAGCGTTTAAATCCTCAAGGATTTTTAGTCATCGCAAGTGCCTATGACTGGGATGAAGTCAAAACGCCTCGTGCTAAATGGCTCGGCGGCATTAAGAAAAATGGCGAAAAATACAGTACATTTGATGCGTTAAATGAGCATTTATCGCCTTTCTTTGATTTACATGTAAAGCCTGTGGAAATGCGTTTGAGTATCCATGAAAGTGCTCGAAAAGAAGTGGTTAAATCTTTACATGTAAGCGTGTGGAAGAAAAAGTAA
- the kdsA gene encoding 3-deoxy-8-phosphooctulonate synthase has product MILIAGPCVIESRDSLFRVAEKLVSYHEDKTIDFYFKSSFDKANRTSIDSFRGPGMDEGLKLLDEVRTQFGYKLLTDIHDYTQAKPVGEVVDVLQIPAFLCRQTDLLVAAAQTKCVVNIKKGQFLNPADMRYSVKKVLDTRGVKEEGHEAAKKAGVWLTERGSTFGYGNLVVDARSFVIMREFAPVVFDATHSVQMPGTEGGKSGGKREFVRPLSRSAAAVGVDGFFFETHFNPCEALCDGPNMLDLEDLGLAIKDIKAIQDSLKA; this is encoded by the coding sequence GTGATTTTAATCGCTGGACCATGTGTCATTGAAAGTAGAGACAGCCTCTTTAGGGTTGCAGAGAAATTAGTAAGTTATCATGAAGATAAAACAATAGATTTTTATTTTAAAAGCAGTTTTGATAAAGCCAATCGTACCAGTATCGATAGTTTTAGAGGTCCTGGTATGGATGAGGGTTTGAAGCTTTTGGATGAGGTGAGAACGCAGTTTGGTTATAAGCTTTTAACTGACATTCACGACTACACCCAAGCAAAACCTGTTGGTGAAGTGGTTGACGTGCTTCAAATCCCAGCCTTTTTGTGTCGTCAAACCGACCTTTTAGTTGCAGCCGCACAGACAAAATGCGTTGTTAATATCAAAAAAGGGCAGTTTTTAAATCCTGCTGATATGCGCTATTCGGTCAAGAAAGTACTTGATACCAGAGGTGTCAAAGAAGAGGGCCATGAAGCGGCTAAAAAAGCGGGCGTATGGTTGACGGAGCGAGGCAGTACATTCGGATACGGTAATTTGGTCGTGGATGCACGTAGCTTTGTCATCATGCGTGAGTTTGCACCCGTCGTTTTTGATGCAACACATTCGGTGCAAATGCCTGGAACTGAGGGTGGTAAAAGTGGTGGAAAACGTGAATTTGTACGTCCACTTTCGCGCTCAGCAGCAGCTGTAGGCGTGGATGGTTTCTTCTTTGAAACCCATTTTAATCCATGCGAAGCACTTTGCGATGGCCCAAATATGCTTGACTTAGAAGATTTAGGCTTAGCAATCAAAGATATTAAAGCGATTCAAGACAGTTTAAAGGCATAA
- a CDS encoding DMT family transporter, whose protein sequence is MREFIGSINKGVLFMLISSFSFAFDGAFAKVLSQDMDSVEVVFFRNGLTMFFVALSIFKLPIKQAGGKPWLLLFRALIGFASMLVFFYNIAHIPLADAITFSRTAPIFTAILAFFFLKEQISWKAWLAVFIGFLGIVLVMKPNGLMLSKTDLFGLFSGLGAALAYTSVRELNKVYDTRVIVLAFVCTGTIFPALFMLLSEFFHTPMFDFMLGHFILPQGIQWLYIVLMGFSGAIGQVYMTKAFATTRAGVVGAAGYSIIFFSLIIGVILGDGLPDFIGLFGILLVVLSGIIVAKEKE, encoded by the coding sequence GTGAGAGAGTTTATAGGCAGTATTAACAAGGGCGTCTTGTTTATGCTGATCTCCTCGTTTAGTTTTGCGTTTGATGGGGCTTTTGCTAAGGTGCTGAGTCAAGATATGGATTCAGTCGAAGTTGTCTTTTTTCGCAATGGTCTTACTATGTTCTTTGTTGCTCTAAGCATTTTCAAGCTTCCTATCAAACAAGCGGGTGGAAAGCCTTGGTTGTTGCTTTTTCGAGCCCTCATTGGTTTCGCTTCCATGTTAGTTTTTTTCTACAATATTGCCCATATTCCCCTTGCCGATGCCATTACTTTTTCACGAACCGCTCCTATTTTTACCGCTATTTTGGCTTTTTTCTTTTTGAAAGAGCAGATTAGCTGGAAAGCGTGGTTAGCTGTTTTTATAGGCTTCTTAGGGATTGTTTTGGTCATGAAACCAAACGGTTTAATGCTTTCCAAAACCGATCTTTTTGGTCTTTTTAGTGGTCTTGGCGCCGCGTTAGCTTATACGAGTGTAAGAGAGCTTAACAAAGTGTATGATACAAGGGTTATCGTATTAGCATTTGTCTGTACAGGGACGATTTTTCCTGCGTTGTTCATGCTTTTGAGTGAGTTTTTTCATACACCGATGTTTGATTTTATGCTGGGGCATTTTATTCTGCCACAAGGTATTCAGTGGCTTTATATTGTTCTTATGGGCTTTTCGGGTGCGATTGGTCAGGTCTATATGACGAAAGCGTTTGCCACGACCAGAGCGGGTGTTGTAGGTGCGGCTGGGTATTCGATTATCTTCTTTTCACTGATTATTGGCGTAATATTAGGAGATGGTTTACCTGATTTTATTGGACTATTTGGTATACTCTTAGTCGTTCTTAGTGGAATTATCGTAGCAAAGGAGAAAGAGTGA
- the der gene encoding ribosome biogenesis GTPase Der has translation MKKIAIIGLPNVGKSSLFNRIAKQRIAITSDFSGTTRDIKTHKVHITEKPCLLLDTGGLDKSTELFENVHTMSMEAAKIADIIVMVVDGKMRPSDAEKKIFYALQARKKPIALVINKIDNDKEMERAWDFDEFGAEHVFPISVSHNRGVSALLEWIGELLPAVESAITPPLPSDEDAFEDEDATEEDVWDDDDEFAEEDEEIIPEDVIPEVETNQINVAIIGRVNVGKSSLLNALVGKQRAVVSSVAGTTIDPVDESIEYEDKVINFVDTAGLRRRGKIEGIEKFALMRTKEMLERANIALLVLDTSEPFLELDERIAGLVEENHLACIIVLNKWDNPLADFEQITAEVRHRFKFLSYAPLITVSAKSKQRVAKIKDMILSVYANYSQHLPTRQLNEIIKEATIRHQIPSDHSKIVKIFFATQYLTKPPRIALVMNKPRSLHFSYKRYLANKLRENFNLEGSPILLYPRARGERDEQENNGAES, from the coding sequence ATGAAAAAAATAGCAATTATCGGGCTACCCAATGTGGGTAAGAGCTCCCTTTTTAATCGCATCGCTAAACAGCGTATTGCGATTACTTCTGATTTTAGTGGAACTACCCGCGATATTAAAACGCACAAAGTCCATATCACCGAAAAACCGTGCCTTCTTTTAGATACTGGCGGACTTGACAAATCGACAGAACTCTTTGAAAATGTCCACACAATGTCAATGGAAGCTGCCAAAATAGCTGACATCATCGTTATGGTGGTCGATGGTAAAATGCGTCCAAGTGATGCAGAGAAGAAAATCTTTTACGCCCTTCAAGCACGTAAAAAGCCTATTGCTTTGGTCATCAATAAAATCGACAACGATAAAGAGATGGAACGCGCATGGGATTTTGACGAATTTGGAGCAGAACATGTCTTCCCAATATCTGTTTCACACAACCGAGGAGTAAGTGCTCTCTTAGAGTGGATCGGTGAGCTTCTTCCTGCTGTCGAAAGTGCTATAACACCTCCGCTTCCAAGTGACGAAGATGCGTTTGAAGATGAAGATGCTACTGAAGAAGACGTCTGGGACGATGACGATGAGTTTGCGGAAGAAGATGAAGAGATCATCCCTGAGGACGTTATCCCTGAAGTTGAAACCAATCAAATCAATGTTGCGATCATCGGACGTGTCAATGTTGGTAAAAGCTCCCTCCTTAACGCCCTTGTTGGCAAACAGCGAGCCGTTGTCAGCAGCGTGGCTGGAACAACCATCGATCCTGTGGATGAGAGCATCGAGTATGAAGATAAAGTCATCAACTTTGTCGATACTGCGGGACTTCGTCGCCGTGGTAAAATTGAAGGTATTGAGAAATTTGCCCTTATGCGTACCAAAGAGATGTTAGAGCGTGCCAATATCGCTTTGCTTGTTTTAGATACCAGTGAGCCATTCTTAGAGCTTGACGAGCGTATCGCAGGACTTGTGGAAGAGAACCATTTGGCATGTATTATCGTCCTTAACAAATGGGACAATCCACTGGCTGACTTTGAACAAATCACCGCAGAAGTGAGACACCGCTTTAAGTTTCTCTCCTATGCACCACTGATTACCGTTTCGGCTAAGAGTAAACAAAGAGTTGCTAAAATCAAAGATATGATCTTATCAGTCTATGCCAATTATTCACAGCATCTTCCAACACGTCAGCTCAATGAGATTATTAAAGAGGCGACCATTAGACATCAGATTCCAAGTGATCACTCTAAGATCGTTAAAATTTTCTTTGCAACTCAGTACCTTACCAAGCCTCCACGCATTGCGCTTGTCATGAACAAACCACGTTCATTACACTTTAGCTATAAACGCTACCTTGCAAACAAATTGCGTGAAAACTTCAATCTTGAAGGCTCACCAATTCTACTCTACCCACGCGCACGTGGAGAGAGAGACGAACAGGAAAATAACGGTGCTGAATCCTAA
- a CDS encoding shikimate kinase, translating into MGVGKGTIARALIQKTKRFGLDTDDLIESMENRKIKAIFEADGEAYFRKLEKKTAKWLEKNVKNAIISTGGGFFKVENMDQIGTIVYLRSSFDGILKRLREHENADLKLAKRPLLTDEAKARALFEERSSLYEAKADIIIDVEERSINDIVRDLIRLLNLKEKKD; encoded by the coding sequence ATGGGCGTTGGCAAAGGTACCATTGCAAGGGCCCTCATTCAAAAAACCAAACGCTTTGGTTTGGATACGGATGATCTCATTGAAAGTATGGAAAACCGAAAAATCAAAGCTATTTTTGAAGCAGACGGAGAAGCATACTTTCGTAAGCTAGAAAAGAAAACCGCTAAATGGCTTGAAAAAAATGTTAAAAATGCCATCATCTCAACCGGTGGTGGTTTTTTCAAAGTCGAGAATATGGACCAAATTGGAACGATTGTCTACCTTCGCTCCTCATTTGATGGCATCTTAAAACGCCTTCGGGAGCATGAAAATGCAGATCTAAAGCTTGCTAAACGTCCGCTGCTTACCGATGAAGCTAAAGCGCGCGCTTTATTTGAAGAGCGCTCTTCACTTTATGAAGCCAAAGCAGACATCATCATTGATGTTGAAGAGCGCAGTATCAACGATATCGTACGAGATTTAATTAGATTACTCAATTTAAAAGAGAAAAAAGATTAG
- the trpS gene encoding tryptophan--tRNA ligase, translating into MRVLTGIQPSGALHIGNYFGAIKQMIDLQEKSDLFIFIANYHALTSLKDGVALKNNTLDAAINFLSLGIDHTKVTFWAQSDVKEVLELYWILSGYTPMGLLERAHSYKDKVAKGIAANHSLFSYPVLMAADILLYDSEIIPVGKDQIQHVEITRDIAIKFNNDFGEIFKVPEFKVDENVATVPGLDGAKMSKSYGNTIDIFCTEKELKKATSRIVTDSTPMEEPKDYATCNVYALAKLFLENDEVVALQARYQKGGEGYGHFKAYLNTLIWDYFAEARAKRAYYLDHKDEVFAILDEGASKARKIASEKMRVIRDLAGIYR; encoded by the coding sequence ATGAGAGTATTAACAGGAATTCAACCCTCTGGTGCGCTTCACATAGGTAACTATTTTGGTGCCATTAAACAGATGATCGACCTTCAAGAGAAGAGCGATCTTTTTATCTTTATCGCAAATTACCACGCCCTCACCTCACTTAAAGACGGTGTTGCACTCAAAAACAACACGCTTGATGCAGCCATAAACTTTTTATCTTTAGGCATCGACCACACTAAAGTAACTTTCTGGGCACAATCGGATGTCAAAGAGGTTTTAGAGCTTTACTGGATACTCTCAGGCTATACGCCTATGGGTTTGCTAGAGCGAGCACACAGCTACAAAGACAAAGTGGCTAAAGGTATTGCTGCGAACCACTCTTTATTTTCTTATCCTGTTTTGATGGCAGCTGACATCTTGCTCTATGATTCTGAAATCATTCCTGTGGGAAAAGATCAGATTCAACACGTTGAAATTACGCGCGACATCGCCATTAAATTTAACAATGACTTTGGCGAAATTTTCAAAGTACCCGAATTCAAAGTGGATGAAAATGTTGCTACTGTGCCTGGACTTGATGGTGCGAAGATGAGTAAAAGCTATGGCAATACCATTGATATTTTCTGCACCGAAAAAGAGCTCAAAAAAGCAACCTCACGCATCGTAACCGACTCAACGCCTATGGAAGAGCCAAAAGACTATGCTACGTGTAATGTTTACGCACTGGCTAAACTCTTTTTGGAAAATGACGAAGTAGTTGCATTGCAAGCGCGCTACCAAAAAGGTGGCGAAGGATACGGGCACTTTAAAGCCTATCTTAACACGCTTATTTGGGACTATTTTGCTGAAGCACGTGCAAAAAGAGCGTATTACTTGGACCATAAAGACGAAGTCTTCGCTATTTTAGATGAAGGTGCGAGTAAAGCTCGTAAAATCGCAAGTGAGAAGATGCGCGTTATTCGTGATCTTGCTGGAATTTATCGCTAA